In Rosa rugosa chromosome 4, drRosRugo1.1, whole genome shotgun sequence, the genomic stretch CATCAGCTTCAACCCATTATGGAAAAGTGGGGGTATTATTTGTTAACTAATTTCACTTCTATTTTTCGTAATGGAGTTCCActgttctttgtttcttttttcattcttttcatgtACCTCGTGAAAGCTACTGATAATACAGTTTGGAATGTGCCACAATGAAATGATATTGGAAAGTCCCACATTAtaatgggtttttttttttaggttacACTTTATAATGGGGTTTTAGTTTGTTATGGTTATGATAGAATATATTCTGTAAAATGAGTTGAGATACTGTAATCCATTCAGCTCTGAACATCAACATGCAAACCTTGAACATTTTTCAAAAGTAATAGTGCATTAACTGTAGCTATAACTCCCTATAAGGAGTACAATAAAAACCTAAAAGGTCCCTTTAAGaaaaaattagatataaacccaATTTTCTAAAGAGATATTGGGAAAAACCCACACATATTTTTCTATCAATCTACACTCAATCCACGTAAGCAACTTTCCTTGTAGAGTGTTGATGTATAACCAatatttttttgtgttttttatatGCCTGATTTACCCTTggacaactttttttttttagagaggtTGGGCAACCTTCCTTGTAGAGTGTTGATGTATAATTATAGCATATGACATTatggcttaaatcatgcatgttttgatttcaaattttcattgatgatatatatatataacaccatGATTTCAAGCAATACAGACAGGGCCGGTCTTGAGATTGTACAGGCCTGAGGCAAATAGTTAAAATGTGGTCTTACATGAagtttaaataattttttttttttcaaatagcTATAGAAAATCATTTTTCCGTTATAAAAATAATATCAAGAAAAAAGTATATAATAAAAATTATGTTACTGTTTATagattataaaagaaaaaaatgaactgAAAATGGAGTCGAACCCCAATTACCAAGATAGAGCAAAGACCACATCACCACCGCACTAACACAACCAACCAGTTTCAAACTCGCAAAGTTGATATATATTATACTAAGCATACTGGAACTCAAAGCTTCAGAGGCCCCCAGAAGCTGGTGGCCTGAGGCAGCTGCCTCAGGTAGCTACCCTCAGGGCCGGCTCTGAATACAGATACTAGTTCAGTTTTATAGATCATAAGAAAGAAGTTCAAATTTGTTGTTGTGAACTTGTGTATCACCTATCACCTATGCATTCGTGACCATATTATCTTTCTAATATTTGGCTTTCGAAAGTATGGTATCTACTCATAAGGTATGTTATTCATGAGATTTAGTTTTTCAAATCTTTTCATTTGTCATCATTGTAATGGTGTATCTTGTTCTAGGTATATTGTCATACCTATAACAAgatacttttcttttctttgaacttttcctTTTGCATATTGTCATAttaatttgatgattattgttcATTCTCAATTGTTACCTAATAGATAGGAATATGCATATAGGGATAAGTAAGTAACTTAAAAACTACTCGAGAAACCCTAAGGCCGCCTCTGGTTTGCAATCttgttctcgtccggcggcgcccgaaCGTTGGAGATGGCATCCGGCCTCACCATCGTTATAGGGTTGCTGTCGGACGGGAGACCTATTGTCCATAGGGTTGTCGAAGGGCTTTGCTCGGGTTTCGTCACTGCGTTCGGCTGGGATGGTGGTGAAGGGTGGATCGTGGCGTCACGGTCAGGTTTGTCGATCCCCGTGGCTGGGCTTTGTTGGATCGACTGTGCCATGGAGTGCGGTTGCGAAGCCTGGCTCCGGGAAGGCTGTTCTGGTTTGGTGCAGATCGTGGCGGCGGCGTGGACTCAGTATGGCTTAGATCGCCGGGATGGTTTGTTCTGTGCTGATGTAGGTCAGCGAGGGTGGCTTGGTTGCGACAGTGGCAGGCCGACTCGGGAAGACGCGGTTCAGGCGGTGTGGGTCGAACGGAGCGTGGCCGAACGGTGATGGTACGACGGGGTGCAAGGGAAGGTGGACTTGGCCCGAACCATCATGACGGGCCTGAAGCATGTGTCCTTGGTGGACTACCCTATTGGGCCACGAATTGTTGGGCTGGGGTTCTGCCCTAGTCCATTgctatttgggctagggtttaggctcttggcccaaccctatgtttttagttttatctaaATTCAATAATGTTCTTGAATTAAgaacctagatctctagcgcctccggcgtagtaccaaaggaggatctccGCTCTCTCTACGATCTGAAATTTACAATCAGTGGGTCTATTTCTACGTACCATTGTGAATACTATCACTACCtccttgtctgtctatgtccttaaatgacagcggcagggtatgtaatggcctattctggcttgtgatgaatatattatttcgcccagtgggtttgattaaaaaaaaaaaaaatgcatatagGGATAAGTTAGATATTTTCAACCTAAGAAATATGGTCAACTCGCAATGATAGAATACCTAAGAAAGAGGTTGATGTGAAAAATGATTCGAATAAGTAGGTTGAAATGAAAATTTCTAGAATTGAGGTTAACTAAACACACGCGTCTAATCTTTAggttgtaataaaaaaaaacctattagtTAGGTTAAAAACTTAAACCTCTACCTTTAAGTCAAGTTGCAAGTAAATGGATGGAAGACAGAAATAGAAAACACAAAATCTCAAAATCTATTAgctaggttaaaaaaaaaaaaacctattagcTAGCTAGGTTAAAAGCTTAAACATCTACCTAAAGGTAAAAGTTGCAAGTAAATGGatggaaaacagaaatagaaaacACATTTAAAATATAAAGTTTAAATTCCACATTTATTTAAATCTATAAAATCTTTAAATTCAAAAAACATAAATACGTAAGAAAAGATCCATAATTCTAGCAATGATGATGAGTAGAAGGAAAATTGCTAGAATAATGGGACCAATAAAAAATCTATAATTAAGATATTTAAAGAGGACGTTAATTTTGCTAATTGACTAATATTTATCATATTTAAATAGTGACAATATGTGTAATTTTtaggaaaaagaaagataatATTTTATCTTAGTTGGCAATAATTGGGTGTAGCCGTgtagattgaaaaaaaaaataataggtgGGTTTTTTCCATTAACTTTTCTAGAAATTGGGTTTATAATGAATTTCTCCTCTTTTTAAATGTACTCAACAAATATCTAACTACACTTTGATAAATTTTTTACACccaacaaaattataaaatctcTAAGTATACTCAGTAAATTTTCCAATAATACTATTTGTTTAAGCTTTTGCGAATTTGACATGTTAGCAAAAGACAGTCTCAAGTCATATTTCAGTTCCAAAATTTAGCTTAAATTTCATTATTCATAACTTTTACTATGAAGCTAATAAGTGTCGTTGGATTTATCCTCCAgaggcaacatagtaggaaagctgtgcgtatggTAATTATGTTAtattgtaatcgggttacatatcgagttatctttctgttatatcatcgctatgtcaaagcaaatagagtcgccagcagagtgctctttgctagttggtacATAGTTGAATACAGTTATTTGGTAGAGATCGTTTCAGGACGTTCTCGAggtgcttattgtaataaggggtttagactcaatgtccccccttgtattcgacagtttcattaatcaaggattgagggcagctgcacagggcctttattttataaaaaaaaaaaaaaaattatgcttaGAATTTGCtgaattaatatttttttttcactaattaAGTTTCTTTTTTCAACAAATTTTGTTGGTGAACAAATCTcaattttaaaaaagaaaaagaaaaaaaaagagtaattaTAAAATGTAGAAATTTCTCTTTATTTgaattaggattaaatacttgttactcctcaaacttttgcctgaaaaacagtttagtccctcgccttttaaattaaactggatagtccttattctctctaattctcacacaacaggtcctcaacagacctaaattgactattataccctccttcatttttttttcaattttttttaaaaatttgtctctctttttatttattctctctctctctctgtctctctctgagTTGGTGTAGGCATACTCCGCCGTTAGTGCAGACCATCGTCCCAGACCCGATTCCCCTGTTGGaagtagaaaaaataaaaataaataaacaaaaagagagaaaaatttttaaaaaattgaaagataGATGAaggagggtataatagtcaatttaggtctgttgaggacctgttgtgtgagaattagagagaataaggactatccagtttaatttaaaaagctagagactaaactgttttttaggcaaaagtttgaggagtaacaagtatttaatcctttaaatTATTTCTACtcgcttagagagagagagagagatatggcaGCGGCGTCGTTTAGGTGGATACTGCAGCTGCACAAGGACGTGCCCAAAGCTGCTCGGTTCTACTCGGAAGGCTTGGACTTCACCGTGCACGTCTGTACTCTTCGCTGGGCTGAGCTTCAGTCCGGTCCACTCAAACTCGGCCTCATGCAATCCCCCAAGTAAGCCTCTCTCTATCTCAGACTCGTTGCTCTATGCACTCTCGGTGTTTGATTCTATGCCCCAGAGAAACTTTACACACACCCTTCACCATGAATAACACTAcatttgtttttgagtttttcaaaCGTAAAGATTGAAGGGTATTAttgctttctgggtttggtCCTATTTTTATAGGGTGGTGACTAGGATTCAGTACCTCTTTGCATGTAATTGAAAATGGCAGCTGCTAATCCTGTTTCACAGTGACCATGTAATGCAGAAGGGACACTCATCGCTTCTGTCGTTCACAGTGACAGACATTAATCAAACAATGACGAAACTAATGGCATTAGGAGCTGAACTAGATGGTCCTATCAAATATGAAATCCATGGCAAGGTGATGACTGAAGTTCTAATTAATTAATAACAGTTGTGACTTGTGACATAACTTATTCTCTGAATTGTCAACAAATTTATGTAACAATCTTTGTGTCCAGGTTGCAGCAATGCGCTGTCTTGATGGGCACATTTTAGGCCTCTATGAACCTGCATAGGAGCTCCAGATGCTACACCCTTAAGAATGCAGCTAGACTTTGAGCTTTTGTTATGGCATCTTGAAATCTTCTGAACACGTAGAGAAGATGTGAGAGATTTCACCTTTTTTCGGGTTTCCTTCAACAATTGATAGGGTTTGTTCGTCGAGGTCTATCACTGCTGTGCATAGAGTGTAAAGCGTTGGACCTGGAAACACGGCAAGCAGTTTAATCAGGAGTAGGAATATCTTGGAAGGAAAAACTTTCAAATTGTATTGTGTTCTAATAAACACCTGTCATGTAGATGGGGTATGTTGGCTCGTCTGTATCTCCTAGAAGTGACAGGACATCTTCTTTGGAGCCTTTAGGTAGCATAGCTGCTTTCCTTTGCCTTGTTAATGAATTTTCATCATGTACCTTCACAGAGATCCGTGATTTtaacttggtgaatatgaagaAACCTAGTTTCTTATTACCATTATTATTGATCCATCGATTTGATACTAGTTGATGACTTTCCTGTGTTGGATCTACTGAATATACTTAACATGTTATTGTTGTCCGACTCTGAATTAAAATCAGTTCATATATGATCATACTTGGTCAACA encodes the following:
- the LOC133707452 gene encoding uncharacterized protein LOC133707452, which encodes MAAASFRWILQLHKDVPKAARFYSEGLDFTVHVCTLRWAELQSGPLKLGLMQSPNDHVMQKGHSSLLSFTVTDINQTMTKLMALGAELDGPIKYEIHGKVAAMRCLDGHILGLYEPA